From a region of the Pseudanabaena sp. ABRG5-3 genome:
- a CDS encoding aldose epimerase, translating to MYKVSSQQQQYNTYTLSDDSTNSQIEVVPERGGIVTSWQINGQEVFYLDTERFTHPDLSVRGGNPILFPLCGNLPNDTYAVDGKEYKIKQHGFARELPWTATAQSTDGKAGLTVELGSNEQTKVVYPFDFHLAFTYELRGNTLEIRQEYKNLSSTPMPFSSGFHPYFLCGDKNQLKVDIPSTSYEDNRTKENFAFDGKFNFDQDEIDSVFGNLASRSTSVVDSDRQLKIAIDYDDSYTYLVFWTVKGKDFYCLEPWTATRNSLNTKEYLTVLAPNASHTSVVKITANFF from the coding sequence GTGTATAAAGTTTCCTCTCAGCAACAGCAATACAATACCTATACTCTGTCTGATGACAGCACTAACTCTCAAATAGAAGTTGTACCAGAACGTGGTGGTATTGTTACAAGTTGGCAAATTAATGGTCAAGAAGTCTTCTATCTTGATACTGAGCGTTTTACTCATCCTGATTTGAGTGTTAGAGGCGGCAATCCAATTTTGTTTCCTCTGTGCGGCAACTTGCCCAATGACACCTATGCTGTAGATGGAAAGGAATACAAAATTAAACAACATGGATTTGCCCGTGAGTTGCCTTGGACAGCGACAGCACAAAGTACTGATGGTAAAGCAGGGCTGACCGTTGAGTTAGGTAGCAATGAGCAAACCAAAGTTGTCTATCCCTTTGATTTTCATTTAGCTTTTACCTATGAGTTACGTGGGAATACTCTCGAAATTCGCCAAGAGTACAAAAATCTCTCATCTACACCGATGCCATTCTCTTCTGGCTTCCATCCTTACTTTCTCTGTGGTGATAAAAATCAGCTTAAGGTTGATATTCCTTCTACAAGTTATGAGGACAATCGCACTAAGGAAAACTTTGCCTTTGATGGTAAGTTTAACTTCGATCAAGATGAGATCGATTCTGTATTTGGAAATCTTGCCAGTCGTTCCACGTCTGTAGTCGATAGCGATCGCCAACTCAAGATCGCCATTGATTATGATGATTCCTATACCTATCTGGTATTTTGGACAGTCAAGGGTAAGGATTTTTATTGTCTAGAGCCTTGGACTGCGACTCGAAATTCTTTGAATACTAAAGAATATTTAACCGTTTTAGCTCCAAATGCTAGCCATACATCTGTAGTAAAAATTACTGCTAACTTCTTTTAA
- a CDS encoding tetratricopeptide repeat protein codes for MKLAEFLMQGQQLRQQDRTSAIAYFEQCLHNTTDENSEGALGTTVRVLLDLAVELIATKQLAQLQRAKVLVQQAGEVLNQSLESSHEQQAYLLYVRAILAMELGELRDVLPLLQNAYDVYGDNLEGQSLTDDAIGHYYIKIGDYQSALMSFERSLSLRLESSDESAIGKSYAYLGKLYVLSGEVNQAASLFQNTLDIAIANSDNFLRLQALKGLVKVALAEAQWQTAIELIKDAIDLLKEPVDSIEIGYLYCDLAEALLGNRQTEDSLICIRINALPRFRDFQYLRGIAIAKHIRGRIYIHRLLEGLDSLDEDSIETAEDSLVDASMTFEQFGMMYDYAKVLYDLACLYQLCSNSQLQYQYQGKSLRSLELSLSTLDQLGMSNTQLASQVELMLNQVMRGSF; via the coding sequence ATGAAATTGGCTGAATTTCTTATGCAGGGGCAGCAATTGCGTCAACAGGATCGCACATCTGCGATCGCCTATTTTGAACAATGTCTTCACAATACAACTGACGAAAATTCTGAGGGGGCGCTTGGTACAACCGTAAGAGTTTTGCTTGACTTAGCAGTAGAACTAATTGCCACAAAACAATTAGCACAGTTGCAAAGAGCTAAAGTTCTGGTACAACAGGCAGGGGAAGTTTTAAATCAAAGTCTAGAATCTAGCCATGAGCAACAGGCTTATTTGCTCTATGTGCGGGCAATTTTAGCGATGGAATTGGGGGAATTACGAGATGTTTTGCCGCTCTTACAAAATGCCTATGATGTCTATGGCGATAATCTTGAGGGGCAATCACTCACAGACGATGCTATCGGTCACTACTACATCAAAATTGGTGATTACCAATCAGCCTTAATGAGTTTTGAACGATCGTTATCATTGCGTCTTGAATCTAGTGATGAATCGGCGATCGGTAAAAGCTATGCTTACTTAGGAAAATTGTATGTGTTATCGGGGGAGGTTAACCAAGCGGCTAGCCTTTTTCAAAATACTTTAGATATTGCGATCGCCAATTCTGATAATTTTTTACGATTACAAGCCTTAAAGGGACTAGTAAAAGTTGCGCTTGCTGAAGCTCAGTGGCAAACTGCGATCGAGTTGATTAAAGATGCGATTGATTTACTCAAGGAACCTGTAGATAGTATTGAAATCGGTTATTTATACTGTGATCTTGCGGAAGCATTGCTAGGCAATCGCCAAACTGAAGATAGCCTGATCTGCATCAGGATCAATGCCTTACCGCGTTTCCGTGATTTTCAATATCTTAGAGGAATCGCGATCGCCAAACATATCCGAGGACGAATTTATATACATCGCTTACTAGAAGGTTTAGACAGTCTAGATGAAGATTCAATTGAAACTGCCGAAGATTCTTTGGTAGATGCTTCAATGACTTTTGAGCAATTTGGCATGATGTATGACTACGCCAAAGTCCTCTATGACTTAGCTTGTCTTTATCAGTTATGCAGTAATTCCCAATTGCAATATCAATATCAAGGTAAGTCATTGCGATCACTAGAATTATCCCTCAGTACACTCGATCAACTGGGTATGAGCAATACACAACTTGCCTCACAGGTTGAATTAATGCTGAATCAAGTTATGCGAGGTAGTTTCTAG
- a CDS encoding alpha/beta fold hydrolase, whose translation MVFKQSVSPQVVSICTSPSLRRFDLPLLRSLSRQYTVAQWEFCQEPDEPIDLHLAITSLHEYLQTCKGEVHLVGHGIAGLVGWLYARQYPAKVRSLTLLSVGVNLATSWHSHYYEQRQLMGCSRETILARTAFYLFGYRDKEMLYWLADLLKQDLDNSLVPHSLYAPTYIPPAPIPVPMLVCGAMDDYVIGGENACHKWQSYLKDCDRLWISPQGKHFFHYLQAQAVSKQIHSFWQSLVRISNSVALKQESKHL comes from the coding sequence ATGGTATTCAAACAATCTGTATCACCCCAAGTCGTTAGTATCTGCACGAGTCCATCTTTACGTCGCTTTGATTTACCTTTACTTAGATCCCTATCACGGCAATATACCGTTGCCCAATGGGAATTTTGCCAAGAGCCTGATGAACCAATTGATCTCCATCTAGCAATTACTTCTCTCCATGAATACTTACAAACTTGCAAAGGCGAAGTACATCTAGTGGGACATGGGATTGCAGGGTTAGTGGGGTGGCTCTATGCAAGGCAATATCCTGCAAAAGTGCGATCGCTCACTTTGTTATCCGTGGGAGTCAACTTAGCGACTAGTTGGCATAGTCACTATTACGAGCAGCGTCAATTAATGGGCTGTAGTCGCGAAACCATATTAGCTCGCACCGCCTTTTATTTATTTGGTTATCGAGATAAGGAGATGTTGTATTGGTTAGCTGACCTCCTAAAACAAGATCTTGATAATTCCTTAGTTCCCCATTCTTTGTATGCACCAACATATATCCCGCCTGCCCCAATTCCTGTGCCAATGTTGGTTTGTGGAGCAATGGATGATTATGTAATTGGTGGTGAAAATGCCTGTCACAAGTGGCAATCCTATTTGAAAGATTGCGATCGCCTATGGATCAGTCCACAGGGTAAGCATTTTTTTCACTATTTACAAGCACAAGCCGTAAGTAAACAAATTCATTCCTTTTGGCAATCCTTGGTAAGGATCTCCAATAGCGTTGCACTCAAGCAAGAATCAAAGCACCTATAG
- a CDS encoding thiol-disulfide oxidoreductase DCC family protein, with protein sequence MSYAVIYDGNCNLCANFVSILEKCDRGCLFGYIPMQDVQTLQQFKVTSEDCEMGMILINREDPTQRWQGSDAAEEIVRLLPVGSPLISAYRALAPLKKVGDAAYVQIRDHRYQLFGKRDRTYHTAYPIGCAVKTEE encoded by the coding sequence ATGTCCTACGCAGTCATTTATGATGGGAATTGTAATCTCTGTGCCAACTTTGTCAGCATTTTAGAGAAGTGCGATCGCGGATGTCTGTTTGGCTATATCCCAATGCAAGATGTTCAGACCTTGCAGCAATTTAAGGTTACATCTGAGGATTGTGAAATGGGGATGATTTTAATTAATCGTGAAGATCCTACTCAGAGGTGGCAAGGTAGTGATGCGGCAGAAGAAATTGTACGGCTATTACCTGTGGGATCGCCTTTGATATCTGCCTATCGTGCGCTGGCCCCTCTCAAAAAGGTGGGCGATGCCGCTTATGTACAAATTCGTGATCATCGTTATCAATTATTTGGAAAACGCGATCGCACTTACCATACGGCTTATCCGATCGGTTGTGCAGTAAAGACTGAAGAATAG